One Longimicrobium terrae DNA segment encodes these proteins:
- the mdh gene encoding malate dehydrogenase, translating into MIDKITVVGAGNVGATAAQRVAEKELAREVVLIDIAEGIPQGKGLDQWESAPIEGFDTRVTGSNGYEESAGSGIYIVTAGIARKPGMSRDDLLTTNAGIVRQVAENIARVSPNAIIIMVSNPLDVMCYVAMKASGFPRERVIGMAGVLDTGRYRSFLAEAIDVSVEDIQAMVLGGHGDTMVPLISYTTVSGIPITQLIDKERLDAIVDRARNGGAEIVKYLKTGSAYYAPSSGAVQMAEAIVKDKKRILPCAAWLQGEYGMKDLFLGVPCKLGRNGLEQIIEVELTDEEKAALRKSADAVLEPMALV; encoded by the coding sequence ATGATAGACAAGATCACGGTGGTTGGGGCGGGCAACGTGGGCGCCACGGCGGCCCAGCGCGTCGCCGAAAAGGAGCTCGCGCGCGAGGTCGTGCTCATCGACATCGCTGAAGGCATTCCCCAGGGCAAGGGCCTGGACCAGTGGGAGTCCGCTCCCATCGAAGGCTTCGACACCCGCGTCACCGGCAGCAACGGCTACGAGGAATCGGCCGGCTCCGGCATCTACATCGTCACCGCCGGCATCGCCCGCAAGCCGGGCATGAGCCGCGACGACCTCCTCACCACCAACGCCGGCATCGTGCGTCAGGTGGCGGAAAACATCGCCCGCGTGTCGCCGAACGCCATCATCATCATGGTCAGCAATCCGCTGGACGTGATGTGCTACGTGGCGATGAAGGCCAGCGGCTTCCCGCGCGAGCGCGTCATCGGCATGGCCGGCGTGCTGGACACGGGCCGCTACCGCTCGTTCCTGGCCGAGGCCATCGACGTCTCCGTCGAGGACATTCAGGCGATGGTGCTGGGCGGCCACGGCGACACCATGGTGCCGCTGATCAGCTACACCACGGTGAGCGGCATTCCCATCACGCAGCTCATCGACAAGGAGCGGCTTGACGCGATCGTGGACCGCGCGCGCAACGGCGGCGCCGAGATCGTCAAGTACCTCAAGACGGGCTCCGCGTACTACGCCCCCAGCAGCGGCGCCGTGCAGATGGCCGAAGCCATCGTCAAGGACAAGAAGCGCATTCTTCCCTGCGCCGCGTGGCTGCAGGGCGAGTACGGGATGAAGGACCTGTTCCTGGGCGTGCCCTGCAAGCTGGGACGCAACGGCCTGGAGCAGATCATCGAGGTGGAGCTGACGGACGAGGAAAAGGCGGCGCTGCGCAAGTCGGCGGACGCCGTTCTGGAGCCGATGGCGCTGGTCTGA
- the sdhC gene encoding succinate dehydrogenase, cytochrome b556 subunit: MATEYRARSFSQGLRYKGNAGMWTWLLHRVTGLGILLFLIIHVADTALVVYRPDWYDHALDLYRSPLFRVAELGIFFAVMFHAFNGLRIIIQDFWPIAMLHQRRLAHVAIGMTAVLMLPVAWMMLAPLFGLADEPGTERARQRQLNGGVPVEASAAPAPVAPVSLEGAR; this comes from the coding sequence ATGGCGACCGAATACCGAGCCAGATCCTTCAGCCAGGGGCTGCGCTACAAGGGCAACGCCGGGATGTGGACCTGGCTGCTGCACCGCGTGACCGGCCTGGGCATCCTGCTGTTCCTCATCATCCACGTGGCCGACACGGCGCTGGTGGTGTACCGGCCCGACTGGTACGACCACGCGCTGGACCTGTACCGCAGCCCCCTCTTCCGCGTGGCGGAGCTGGGGATCTTCTTCGCGGTCATGTTCCACGCCTTCAACGGCCTGCGCATCATCATCCAGGACTTCTGGCCCATCGCCATGCTGCACCAGCGGCGCCTGGCGCACGTGGCCATCGGCATGACGGCGGTGCTCATGCTCCCCGTCGCGTGGATGATGCTGGCCCCGCTCTTCGGCCTGGCGGATGAGCCGGGCACCGAGCGCGCCCGCCAGCGCCAGCTGAACGGTGGCGTTCCGGTGGAGGCCTCCGCGGCGCCCGCGCCCGTGGCCCCCGTGAGCCTGGAGGGTGCGCGATGA
- a CDS encoding succinate dehydrogenase, hydrophobic membrane anchor protein, translating into MSTTEIHVEDTGRGERRPGGGYQSPEGELAKKGKFELYSWLFMRVSGLLLIFMALYHLVWWNLMIGVEHLSAEVVLARWNNPLWRLFNIGLASFALLHGLNGARYSVEDYVRNPKTRHIVKMVLYTVVGLTLAWGVFALLTFDFTRGLRS; encoded by the coding sequence ATGAGCACCACCGAGATCCACGTCGAGGACACCGGGCGCGGCGAGCGCCGGCCAGGCGGCGGCTACCAGTCGCCCGAGGGCGAGCTGGCCAAGAAGGGCAAGTTCGAGCTCTACTCGTGGCTGTTCATGCGCGTGTCGGGGCTGCTGCTGATCTTCATGGCGTTGTACCACCTGGTGTGGTGGAACCTGATGATCGGCGTGGAGCACCTGAGCGCCGAAGTGGTGCTGGCGCGGTGGAACAACCCGCTGTGGCGCCTCTTCAACATCGGCCTCGCCAGCTTCGCCCTGCTGCACGGGCTGAACGGCGCCCGGTACTCGGTGGAGGACTACGTCCGCAATCCCAAGACGCGGCACATCGTCAAGATGGTACTCTACACCGTCGTGGGGCTGACGCTGGCGTGGGGCGTGTTCGCGCTGCTGACCTTTGACTTCACCCGCGGCCTGCGGTCATGA
- the sdhA gene encoding succinate dehydrogenase flavoprotein subunit: MHTHTYDALVVGGGGAGMMSAIYLSRTPGLRTAVISKLYPTRSHTGAAQGGVCAALANLEEDHPEWHAFDTVKGSDYLGDQDAIAAMCEEAIPVIIELEHMGLPFSRTPDGKIAQRPFGGHTHHFGQGPVRRSCYAADRTGHMILQTLYQNCIKQGVEFYDEFQVLDIITADDGRCCGCVAYEVATGDLHVFHAKAVEFATGGFGRVWSITSNAHANTGDGVAIALRRGIPLEDMEFYQFHPTGIYRLGILITEGVRGEGGILRNDHGERFMERYAPTMKDLASRDVVARAISQEIRDGRGINGKKYVYLDATHLGADVIENKLPDIADFCRTYLGIDPVKQPMPIQPTAHYAMGGIPTDAQCRALSDANNTVLAGLYAAGETACVSVHGANRLGTNSLLDLVVFGRRGGIAMAEYCATADLPKLPKNPEDFAREQLERIRGVPKGEPAARLREEMQDVMQDDVGIYRTNEGMANALAKVRELKQRFAGVSIVDKGTRFNTDLLEAWELSNLLDLAEVTALSALNRTESRGAHMREDFETRDDVNWLKHTFVTQRNGEMEITYKPVTITQFQPKERVY; the protein is encoded by the coding sequence ATCCATACTCATACGTACGACGCGCTGGTGGTGGGCGGGGGCGGGGCGGGGATGATGAGTGCCATCTACCTGTCGCGCACGCCCGGACTGCGCACGGCCGTCATCTCCAAGCTGTACCCCACGCGGTCGCACACCGGTGCGGCGCAGGGCGGCGTGTGCGCGGCGCTGGCCAACCTGGAAGAGGACCATCCGGAGTGGCACGCCTTTGATACGGTCAAGGGCTCCGACTACCTGGGCGACCAGGACGCCATCGCGGCGATGTGCGAGGAAGCCATTCCCGTCATCATCGAGCTGGAGCACATGGGGCTCCCGTTCAGCCGCACCCCGGACGGCAAGATCGCGCAGCGCCCCTTTGGCGGGCACACGCACCACTTCGGGCAGGGCCCCGTTCGCCGCAGCTGCTACGCGGCGGACCGCACCGGGCACATGATCCTGCAGACGCTCTACCAGAACTGCATCAAGCAGGGGGTGGAGTTCTACGACGAGTTCCAGGTGCTGGACATCATCACCGCCGACGACGGGCGCTGCTGCGGCTGCGTGGCGTACGAGGTGGCGACGGGCGACCTGCACGTCTTTCACGCCAAGGCGGTGGAATTCGCCACGGGCGGCTTCGGGCGGGTCTGGTCGATTACCTCCAACGCGCACGCCAACACGGGTGACGGCGTGGCGATCGCCCTGCGCCGGGGCATCCCGCTGGAGGACATGGAGTTCTACCAGTTCCATCCCACCGGCATCTACCGCCTGGGGATCCTGATTACCGAGGGCGTGCGCGGCGAGGGCGGAATCCTGCGCAACGACCACGGCGAGCGGTTCATGGAGCGGTACGCGCCGACGATGAAGGACCTGGCGTCGCGCGACGTGGTGGCCCGCGCCATCAGCCAGGAGATCCGCGACGGCCGGGGCATCAACGGCAAGAAGTACGTGTACCTCGACGCCACGCACCTGGGCGCCGACGTCATCGAGAACAAGCTGCCCGACATCGCCGACTTCTGCCGCACGTACCTGGGCATTGATCCGGTCAAGCAGCCCATGCCCATTCAGCCCACGGCGCACTACGCCATGGGCGGCATTCCCACGGACGCGCAGTGCCGCGCGCTGTCGGACGCCAACAACACGGTGCTGGCGGGGCTGTACGCGGCCGGCGAAACGGCGTGCGTGTCCGTGCATGGCGCCAACCGTCTGGGCACCAACTCGCTGCTGGACCTGGTGGTCTTCGGCCGGCGCGGCGGGATCGCCATGGCGGAGTACTGCGCGACGGCGGACCTGCCCAAGCTGCCGAAGAACCCGGAGGATTTCGCGCGCGAGCAGCTGGAGCGCATCCGCGGCGTGCCCAAGGGCGAGCCGGCGGCGCGCCTGCGCGAGGAGATGCAGGACGTGATGCAGGACGACGTCGGCATCTACCGCACGAACGAAGGCATGGCGAATGCACTGGCCAAGGTGCGCGAGCTCAAGCAGCGCTTTGCGGGCGTGAGCATCGTGGACAAGGGAACGCGCTTCAACACGGACCTGCTGGAGGCCTGGGAACTCAGCAACCTGCTGGACCTGGCCGAGGTCACGGCGCTGAGCGCGCTGAACCGCACGGAAAGCCGCGGCGCCCACATGCGCGAGGACTTTGAGACGCGCGATGACGTGAACTGGCTCAAGCACACGTTCGTCACCCAGCGGAACGGGGAGATGGAGATCACCTACAAGCCGGTGACCATCACCCAGTTCCAGCCCAAGGAGAGGGTGTACTGA